A genomic stretch from Coffea arabica cultivar ET-39 chromosome 10c, Coffea Arabica ET-39 HiFi, whole genome shotgun sequence includes:
- the LOC113713733 gene encoding CST complex subunit CTC1 isoform X3 gives MEGKTANILKISDLISCARPLTGVSSLTPGGNVPSSAPQPQDEPPMHFNKPTSQNPTIKLLKPLNHPAILIGAVSLPLHSNKNNDDVSTIECSCLQFTDGSVTICCDVLDFQPQMIGPKIRICAWNFIPLKVGCRLSGFLEIIRWEFVEYSSNLTEFSLGLGTFDCKDDSKVKYSLFGVLESTSPVTVVPCSTGGSSSRCDSRNICGFLVKVLVCECKFCRSRKTLLALRDLSDESCKNHCFLKCLIVYFCGSASSWHPVMVRLIGNLISLSGLKKKLVYIGKDDSELMYVTTDKALLRLPVMAKKYILKEKAQVRGFGEVGSYAGTVTGVYMQGMVVELDQGVLLLLTDHQLMVPHSLRVGAIVSVKNVHFVSTKYSWTKILLLGTCFITCICVESFSPMETGCHRSSHSQNSLRKFVDSMVFPARLWVLLTVTCFRKKFAGILSEKEILGSKHEVGLAQTYTNSHLPASAYQMRHGVFLEYCRHGSCAYHKEEDYSHLKLVVPISCLWRDFENRWIKMLLDSEDEFDIIDSRREKYYLSCCGKYYANLTRKTFRSQDTGVILLGNLKVSPSSGGLQLVDATGSIDVVIPDIPSNWDLKRVYEVQDFTIVMQGIPDYLDCSKLLASEPLTCRNIFENAPLVRETKISLFLYYHFGGKTSSHSSFSSKKSKESLQEFEGGNFHLLLLKHKFPLLHKRLGDQFISNKSSAFAEVAILPWDLVLPEKNDVAHLGVVPLDELKNVKKYETYGHLKRCKTDAVSIQAQESGLSEAANLTCGCLNDSYCTDFGTERKHCDASCPLKFPCLISSRSIKCPYQGLVHCTDKKEVTSSGCNPDGRRVFLEFDSESLNMYQRLRIGAFYMVKHHQNDVLCRAKVDDKALGGVILVSSETCLWRLSFSSDVVAKNSDPSPIVQQSDSCVSNDEITPDTTQKFQIAPLKFDGVSPESYSDINLCMPADVISYFKIDANNSKTSLMKSPASLKEEIDIYNVHRTAITASVLSPETAHSNLLLPEGNLLTFRGQIVAIHDSSCTSFVEHLWNESPVNVHQPILSQGTSIICIHALVDHHMAMIFGALDKHAYPTGLGTGVHATFHRILVLGQQNHYMLIPASFIEIDSVNVVDNGCNNENDPVANSIFACYATSPSVFPAALISEVTHGMGIKLMQLHCRVVGVHVLVLQENKKARYSSTRVQSGSLMVEIPLAGFILDDGSSCCCCWANYDRAANMLGLPTQFISTEACARTSQRLKIPVRRRTNNSSFDHLNRIIRQHKRVVLSAALMKTSSDAWL, from the exons ATGGAAGGCAAAACTGCCAATATCCTCAAAATATCCGATCTCATCAGCTGCGCTCGGCCGCTCACCGGCGTTTCCTCGCTCACTCCGGGCGGTAATGTTCCTTCTTCAGCGCCCCAACCGCAAGATGAGCCTCCCATGCACTTTAATAAACCCACCTCGCAAAACCCTACAATTAAACTCCTTAAACCCTTGAATCACCCAGCAATTCTCATCGGAGCTGTATCCCTGCCGTTACACTCCAACAAGAATAATGATGATGTTTCCACAATTGAATGTAGCTGCTTACAGTTCACCGATGGCTCTGTCACAATTTGTTGCGACGTCCTTGATTTTCAGCCGCAAATGATAGGTCCAAAGATCCGCATTTGCGCCTGgaattttattcctttgaaagTTGGGTGTAGGTTAAGTGGGTTTTTGGAGATTATTAGATGGGAGTTCGTAGAATATTCTTCGAATTTGACTGAATTTTCATTAGGTTTGGGTACATTTGATTGTAAGGATGATTCAAAGGTTAAATATTCGCTATTTGGTGTACTGGAATCCACAAGTCCTGTAACCGTAGTTCCATGTTCGACAGGTGGTAGTAGTTCTAGATGTGATTCGAGAAATATTTGCGGGTTTCTTGTAAAAGTCTTGGTTTGTGAGTGCAAATTTTGTAGGTCTAGGAAAACCTTATTGGCATTGAGAGATTTAAGTGATGAGAGCTGTAAAAATCATTGCTTTTTGAAATGTTTGATAGTCTACTTCTGTGGGTCTGCTTCATCTTGGCACCCGGTGATGGTGAGATTAATAGGGAATCTTATTTCACTCTCTGGATTGAAGAAGAAGTTGGTTTATATTGGAAAGGATGATTCCGAACTGATGTATGTAACCACCGATAAAGCTCTGTTGCGGCTTCCTGTGATGGCaaagaaatatattttaaaagaaaaggcTCAGGTGAGAGGGTTTGGTGAGGTTGGCAGCTATGCTGGAACTGTTACAGGGGTTTACATGCAGGGCATGGTTGTGGAGTTGGACCAAGGAGTGCTTCTTTTGTTAACAGACCACCAGCTGATGGTTCCACATAGTTTGAGAGTTGGTGCCATT GTATCTGTGAAAAATGTTCATTTTGTGAGCACAAAGTATTCCTGGACAAAGATACTTCTGCTTGGTACCTGCTTCATCACATGCATTTGTGTTGAATCATTTTCTCCAATGGAAACAGG TTGCCACAGAAGCTCGCATTCTCAAAACTCTCTCCGGAAATTTGTCGACTCAATGGTGTTTCCAGCAAGACTATG GGTACTACTGACTGTCACATGTTTCCGGAAAAAGTTCGCCGGGATTTTGTCCGAGAAGGAAATATTAGGATCGAAACAT GAGGTAGGACTAGCTCAAACGTATACCAATTCGCATCTACCTGCATCTGCCTACCAAATGCGG CACGGAGTGTTCTTGGAGTACTGCAGGCATGGTTCGTGTGCTTACCATAAGGAAGAGGATTATAGTCATCTCAAATTA GTGGTACCCATTTCTTGTTTATGGAGAGATTTTGAGAACAGATGGATCAAAATGTTGTTGGACTCAGAAGATGAATTTGATATTATCGATAGCAGGAGGGAGAAATACTATCTATCCTGCTGTGGAAAATATTATGCAAACTTAACAAGGAAAACTTTTCGAAGTCAAGATACTGGTGTAATTTTACTTGGAAATCTAAAG GTTTCACCATCATCTGGGGGGTTGCAGCTTGTTGATGCTACTGGAAGCATTGATGTTGTTATACCTGACATTCCATCAAACTGGGATTTGAAAAGAGTTTATGAG GTGCAAGACTTCACGATAGTAATGCAAGGGATACCTGATTATCTGGATTGTTCAAAATTGCTTGCAAGTGAACCATTGACATGTAGGAATATCTTTGAGAATGCTCCACtagtgagagagacaaaaatatCACTTTTCCTTTACTAtcattttggaggaaaaacaTCAAGTCATTCATCTTTTTCTAGCAAGAAGTCTAAAGAAAGCCTTCAGGAGTTTGAGGGTGGAAATTTTCACCTACTTCTGTTAAAGCACAAATTTCCATTGCTTCATAAG CGTCTAGGAGATCAATTCATTTCAAACAAATCAAGTGCTTTTGCTGAGGTTGCAATTTTGCCCTGGGATTTGGTTTTGCCTGAGAAGAATGATGTTGCACATTTGGGTGTGGTTCCCTTGGATGaattaaaaaatgtaaagaaGTATGAGACATATGGACATCTTAAGAGATGTAAAACTGATGCAGTCTCAATTCAGGCCCAGGAATCTGGATTATCAGAGGCTGCAAACTTGACCTGCGGCTGCTTGAATGATTCATATTGCACTGACTTCGGTACCGAGAGAAAACACTGTGATGCCAGTTGTCCACTTAAATTTCCTTGTCTGATCTCTAGTAGAAGTATTAAGTGTCCTTACCAAGGTCTTGTGCATTGCACAGACAAAAAGGAAGTGACAAGTTCCGGGTGCAATCCAGATGGAAGAAGGGTTTTCCTGGAGTTTGATTCTGAAAGTTTGAACATGTATCAG AGACTGCGAATTGGTGCTTTCTACATGGTAAAGCACCATCAAAATGATGTGCTCTGTCGTGCAAAGGTTGATGATAAAGCACTTGGTGGTGTAATACTTGTTAGTTCTGAAACATGTCTCTGGCGCCTATCATTCTCTTCTGATGTGGTTGCCAAGAATTCAGATCCGTCACCTATAGTTCAACAGAGTGATTCATGTGTCAGCAATGATGAAATTACGCCTGATACTACTCAGAAATTTCAAATTGCACCCCTTAAGTTTGATGGTGTTAGTCCTGAATCCTATTCAGACATCAATTTATGCATGCCTGCAGATGTCATTAGTTACTTTAAGATTGATGCCAACAATTCTAAAACTAGTCTGATGAAGTCGCCAGCTTCACTTAAAGAAGAAATTGACATTTATAATGTACACAGGACAGCAATTACTGCCTCTGTGCTTTCTCCTGAAACTGCTCATTCTAATCTTCTTTTGCCTGAAGGAAATCTTCTCACTTTTCGTGGACAAATAGTGGCCATTCATGATTCTAGTTGTACTTCTTTTGTGGAACATTTGTGGAATGAAAGTCCTGTCAATGTTCATCAGCCAATACTTTCTCAAGGAACCAGTATAATTTGTATTCATGCTCTTGTGGACCATCACATG GCCATGATTTTTGGTGCTCTAGATAAGCACGCTTACCCAACAGGGTTGGGAACAGGAGTCCATGCTACTTTTCACCGAATTCTTGTGCTTGG CCAACAGAATCATTATATGTTGATTCCTGCATCTTTCATTGAGATTGATTCCGTAAATGTTGTTGACAATGGGTGCAACAATGAGAATGATCCTGTAGCCAACTCCATATTTGCATGCTATGCAACTTCTCCGAGTGTCTTTCCTGCAGCTTTGATCTCTGAAGTAACACATGGCATGGGTATCAAACTGATGCAACTCCATTGCAGG GTTGTTGGCGTTCATGTCCTCGTTCTACAGGAGAATAAGAAAGCTAGATATTCAAGCACAAGAGTCCAATCTGGTTCATTGATGGTTGAGATCCCACTTGCTGGTTTTATTCTGG ATGATGGATCATCCTGCTGTTGTTGCTGGGCTAACTATGATAGAGCTGCAAATATGCTTGGACTGCCTACTCAATTTATTTCAACTGAAGCTTGTGCACGAACTTCACAGAGATTGAAGATTCCTGTAAGAAGGAGAACCAATAACTCCAGTTTTGACCATTTGAACAGAATTATCAGGCAGCACAAAAGAGTTGTG TTATCGGCAGCTCTGATGAAAACCTCCTCCGATGCTTGGTTATGA